The Anaerolineae bacterium genome includes a region encoding these proteins:
- a CDS encoding ATP-binding protein — protein sequence MNEEILLEARKLGIVVGGSLSGGLTVKLDPRAVIEGVAVGRYVVVKGQTRRFFGIITDVSLDTTNPFLEKSPPDVSDPFISEVITGTGVFGKLNVSVHLVLEENSREPKPARTIPAHFSPVYYATQEDVERVFGREGIPDRHFFYIGEPIDMEGIRLVMDMEKLVERSSGVFGKSGTGKTFLTRLLLTGILREKVATCLVFDMHSEYGWEAEGEKGKRFKGLRQLFGDKVAIFTLDPESTLRRGIRPDAVVRIPWQSIEPEDLITLQGILDISEAGIGAIYAMRRAWGKEWLEKFFVLEDESFEELVERHRQSPQTLNALHRKLSRLQDLPFFCTETHEDSVRIMLEYILSGRSVVLEFGRFGRDLRAYIVVANYITRRIHEEFVRMKEIALGGFGSEPPQLVIVIEEAHKFLDPLVARQTIFGTIAREMRKYNVTLLVVDQRPSGIDEEVMSQIATRITCLLDNEADIKAVLSGIPGAGGLRDVLVKLETRQQALILGHAVPMPVPIRVRDYGTPEFYASFQKILQPETRALIWGSEKDNHL from the coding sequence ATGAATGAAGAAATTTTGCTGGAAGCCAGAAAACTGGGGATAGTAGTAGGAGGTTCCCTCTCTGGGGGTCTAACGGTCAAGCTGGACCCCCGCGCTGTTATAGAGGGGGTGGCGGTAGGAAGGTATGTCGTGGTAAAGGGGCAAACAAGGCGGTTTTTCGGAATTATAACCGACGTATCCCTTGATACCACAAACCCCTTCCTGGAAAAGAGCCCCCCCGATGTATCTGACCCCTTTATCTCCGAAGTGATCACTGGGACAGGAGTATTCGGCAAGCTCAATGTATCGGTGCACTTGGTGCTGGAGGAAAATTCCAGAGAACCCAAACCGGCCAGAACTATCCCGGCGCATTTCTCCCCTGTGTATTACGCCACTCAGGAGGACGTGGAAAGGGTTTTTGGGAGGGAAGGCATTCCGGACAGGCATTTCTTTTACATTGGCGAACCCATTGATATGGAGGGAATCAGACTTGTTATGGACATGGAGAAGCTGGTGGAGCGTTCCAGCGGCGTCTTCGGTAAATCCGGAACAGGGAAAACTTTCCTCACCCGGCTCCTCTTAACAGGGATTTTGAGGGAAAAAGTCGCCACTTGTCTGGTCTTTGATATGCACAGCGAGTACGGTTGGGAGGCTGAAGGAGAAAAAGGCAAGAGATTTAAAGGCCTCCGGCAACTTTTCGGAGATAAAGTCGCCATCTTTACCTTGGATCCAGAATCTACCTTAAGGCGGGGAATAAGGCCTGATGCTGTGGTCCGTATCCCGTGGCAGTCCATAGAGCCGGAAGACCTCATTACCTTGCAGGGGATACTGGATATATCTGAAGCTGGAATAGGGGCTATATATGCTATGCGGAGGGCTTGGGGAAAAGAGTGGCTGGAGAAATTCTTCGTTCTTGAGGATGAAAGTTTTGAAGAGCTGGTGGAGAGGCATCGTCAGAGCCCCCAAACCCTCAATGCTTTACACAGGAAACTATCACGCTTGCAGGACCTTCCCTTCTTCTGCACCGAAACCCATGAAGATTCCGTCAGAATTATGCTGGAGTATATACTGAGTGGCCGAAGCGTGGTGCTGGAGTTTGGGAGGTTTGGGCGGGACCTTAGGGCTTACATTGTGGTAGCCAACTATATAACCAGACGAATCCATGAGGAATTTGTCCGGATGAAGGAAATCGCATTGGGAGGATTCGGATCTGAACCCCCACAGCTGGTGATAGTTATAGAAGAAGCCCACAAATTCCTGGACCCGCTGGTAGCGCGCCAGACCATCTTTGGGACTATTGCCCGGGAAATGCGGAAGTATAACGTTACCCTCCTGGTGGTGGACCAGCGTCCAAGTGGCATAGATGAAGAGGTAATGAGCCAAATTGCCACCCGCATAACGTGCCTTCTGGATAATGAGGCTGATATAAAGGCAGTTTTAAGCGGGATACCAGGAGCTGGGGGGCTTAGGGATGTGCTGGTCAAACTTGAGACGCGCCAGCAAGCCCTGATCCTGGGGCATGCTGTCCCTATGCCCGTCCCCATAAGGGTTAGGGATTATGGGACTCCGGAGTTCTATGCTTCTTTCCAGAAAATCCTTCAGCCTGAAACCAGAGCCCTTATATGGGGCTCTGAAAAAGACAATCATCTCTGA
- a CDS encoding adenosine-specific kinase, with amino-acid sequence MELKVVKIEKPANVNIILGMSHFIKTVEDIYEAMVNTVPGIKFGVAFCESSGPALVRYTGTDEEMIELAKKNAFALGAGHSFIVCLAPGFYPINVLNAIKNVPEVCRIFCATANDVEVIIAETEQGRGILGVIDGLKSKGIETEKDIEERKAFLRRIGYKF; translated from the coding sequence ATGGAGCTCAAAGTGGTTAAAATTGAGAAGCCTGCCAATGTCAATATAATCCTGGGGATGAGCCACTTCATTAAAACGGTTGAAGACATTTACGAGGCCATGGTCAACACTGTGCCCGGTATAAAGTTTGGGGTAGCCTTCTGCGAATCCTCAGGGCCTGCCTTAGTCCGCTACACCGGCACCGATGAGGAAATGATAGAGCTTGCCAAGAAGAACGCTTTCGCTTTAGGGGCGGGGCACAGTTTCATTGTTTGCCTTGCTCCTGGCTTTTATCCGATAAATGTCCTAAATGCTATAAAGAACGTGCCAGAAGTATGCCGCATTTTCTGCGCCACAGCCAATGATGTGGAGGTAATAATTGCCGAGACAGAGCAGGGCCGAGGCATTCTGGGAGTTATAGACGGCCTTAAGAGCAAGGGCATTGAGACAGAGAAAGATATAGAAGAACGCAAAGCTTTCCTGCGCCGGATAGGTTACAAGTTCTGA
- a CDS encoding DUF4062 domain-containing protein, with product MGKKIRLFISSSRELEGEREIVGQVVAELPVSRGWEIRHTAHAGETLASLREAIEKADLYLIILGRDASAPIGSEWEFARQMKKPTLAYRKDVNYSPSAQYFLRISKVEWRAFKDLEEFRKDLAKAIAQELLDLKNRYGLLPEDVEKLIQFLEEIEKREKGPSLKGHGAGESGVILGR from the coding sequence ATGGGGAAGAAAATTCGCCTTTTTATCAGTTCCAGCCGGGAACTTGAAGGAGAAAGGGAAATCGTTGGGCAGGTAGTGGCGGAGCTACCTGTATCCAGAGGATGGGAGATACGCCACACTGCTCACGCTGGAGAGACTCTGGCTTCCCTCAGAGAAGCTATAGAGAAGGCAGACCTTTATCTCATAATTTTGGGGCGCGATGCCTCGGCTCCTATCGGCTCAGAGTGGGAATTCGCCCGTCAGATGAAAAAACCCACCTTAGCTTACCGAAAAGATGTGAATTACAGTCCTTCAGCTCAGTATTTCTTGAGGATAAGTAAGGTTGAGTGGAGAGCGTTCAAAGACCTGGAAGAGTTCCGAAAAGACCTGGCAAAGGCCATCGCTCAGGAATTGCTGGACCTGAAGAACCGCTATGGCCTTTTACCGGAAGATGTGGAGAAGCTTATCCAGTTTCTGGAAGAAATTGAGAAAAGGGAAAAGGGACCTTCTCTAAAAGGCCACGGAGCCGGAGAGAGCGGAGTTATCCTTGGGCGTTAA
- a CDS encoding DUF1232 domain-containing protein, whose translation MIAKLKNWAHSLEREAYALYVAARDPRVPWYARVFLSLVVAYTFSPIDLIPDFVPFLGHLDDLVLVPLGVVLALKMIPSEVMVEARHRSEELMQREGLTSRAGAILVIALWLVIVIFIAWSIVLLFKRVVLSR comes from the coding sequence TTGATCGCCAAACTGAAGAACTGGGCTCATAGCCTTGAGAGGGAAGCTTACGCTCTATACGTTGCCGCCCGCGATCCGCGTGTCCCTTGGTATGCCAGGGTTTTTCTGAGCCTGGTGGTGGCGTATACCTTTAGCCCGATAGACTTAATTCCTGATTTTGTCCCTTTTCTTGGCCACCTAGATGACCTGGTCCTGGTGCCCCTGGGAGTTGTGCTTGCTCTAAAAATGATCCCTTCTGAAGTAATGGTCGAAGCTCGGCACAGGTCCGAAGAATTAATGCAGCGGGAAGGCCTGACCAGCCGGGCTGGAGCTATTTTGGTAATCGCTTTGTGGTTAGTTATTGTAATTTTTATTGCCTGGTCTATCGTCCTGCTTTTCAAGAGAGTCGTTCTTAGCCGTTGA
- a CDS encoding DUF4126 family protein, with translation MELILSAISAGGLIGASNQYMCLLLVSIAARFGLITLAKPVEFMEEWWFIGIVALFWLLTVAPAYATVLGPGVMNAINAIINFISGFLVPLSGALLSLAAAGVISMDPELRNLLMTIRLFNPDGSLGAQGYIVAGGGALLASALSGMRFLAKPGLSSATSTMGTFAAPIYTTTENIASAVLLGLFFLLIQINPWLAVLLVLSIILLILGILVFAIHQLWRLNRGIGKVFRLFKLWPRAGIAVVAEALIWGLGWIVLRNWQHGVTRLIKWALWLAAVLLLLGPLLPVAVVVLVLGIYRGGLRGAGVLLGNIEGKGGLELSRYSFV, from the coding sequence ATGGAATTGATTCTGTCCGCCATTTCGGCCGGTGGGCTAATCGGAGCAAGCAACCAGTATATGTGTCTGTTGCTGGTTTCAATAGCTGCCAGGTTTGGCCTGATCACGCTGGCTAAGCCGGTAGAGTTCATGGAAGAGTGGTGGTTCATTGGCATTGTGGCTTTGTTCTGGCTGCTTACGGTGGCGCCGGCTTATGCCACAGTGCTGGGCCCAGGTGTAATGAACGCCATTAACGCCATTATCAATTTCATCAGTGGCTTTCTGGTGCCGTTATCGGGAGCGCTCCTTTCACTGGCAGCAGCTGGCGTTATCAGCATGGACCCGGAGCTTCGCAACCTTCTTATGACAATTCGGCTGTTCAATCCTGATGGTAGCCTTGGGGCGCAGGGCTACATTGTTGCCGGCGGTGGAGCGCTGTTAGCCAGTGCCCTGAGTGGGATGCGTTTCCTGGCTAAGCCGGGCCTCAGTTCCGCCACCAGCACGATGGGCACCTTCGCTGCTCCGATATATACCACCACGGAGAACATAGCTTCGGCGGTGCTATTGGGGCTTTTCTTTCTGTTGATACAAATCAACCCCTGGCTGGCAGTGCTGTTGGTCTTGTCCATAATCTTACTCATCCTGGGGATACTGGTATTTGCTATTCACCAGCTTTGGAGATTGAACCGTGGCATCGGTAAGGTGTTCCGGTTGTTTAAGCTGTGGCCCAGAGCAGGGATTGCTGTTGTGGCGGAAGCTCTAATATGGGGGCTGGGCTGGATTGTCCTGAGGAACTGGCAGCATGGGGTAACCAGATTGATAAAATGGGCGTTGTGGCTTGCGGCAGTGTTACTGTTGCTGGGCCCGTTGCTTCCCGTTGCGGTGGTGGTTCTTGTACTGGGTATCTACAGAGGAGGGCTGCGAGGAGCCGGAGTGTTGTTGGGGAATATTGAAGGAAAGGGGGGCCTGGAATTGAGCAGATATAGTTTTGTTTAG
- a CDS encoding 6-phosphofructokinase, translated as MKGKAVVGQSGGPTAVINSTLVGVIHEASRYPEIEAIYGAINGIKGVLEEDFVDLTKEPAEILEGLRYTPGAALGSIRYKVKESDYERILQVFKAHNIRYFFYIGGNDSMDTAMKLHSLAVESGYELRVIGLPKTIDNDLAYTDHCPGYGSAARFVAMAVRDSGWDTRAMRVNSPVKIIEVMGRNAGWLVGAAALAKELEDDPPHLIYFPERPLSREKLLKDVEEAYRRYGYVVIALSEGVTNEAGEPFGGEFAPKEVDAFGHVLKGGASDAASSLIKAELGLSVRIDKPNYLYRSFALAVSEVDREEAYEVGRAGVRAALAGETGKMVTIIREPGPVYRSTTGLVELEKVANVERYLPDEYITGENNFVTEAFIEYARPLIGEALPPYARLRGVKVPKKFI; from the coding sequence ATGAAAGGAAAGGCTGTTGTGGGGCAATCGGGAGGGCCAACGGCTGTAATAAACAGCACTCTGGTAGGAGTAATTCATGAAGCCTCCAGGTATCCTGAGATAGAGGCCATCTATGGAGCTATCAATGGCATAAAGGGGGTTTTGGAGGAGGACTTTGTTGATTTGACCAAGGAACCAGCGGAGATCTTGGAAGGGTTGCGCTATACTCCCGGGGCTGCTTTGGGTAGCATAAGGTATAAGGTCAAGGAAAGCGATTATGAGCGCATCCTCCAGGTTTTCAAAGCTCACAATATCCGTTATTTCTTCTACATAGGCGGCAACGATTCCATGGATACCGCTATGAAGCTTCACTCTCTGGCTGTGGAATCCGGATATGAGCTTAGAGTTATAGGCCTTCCCAAGACAATTGATAACGACCTTGCTTACACTGACCACTGCCCGGGCTATGGGAGTGCAGCTCGCTTTGTAGCGATGGCAGTGAGGGATTCGGGATGGGACACAAGAGCCATGAGGGTAAATAGCCCCGTTAAAATCATAGAGGTTATGGGCCGGAATGCCGGGTGGCTCGTCGGGGCTGCAGCTTTAGCCAAGGAGCTGGAAGATGATCCACCTCACCTTATTTACTTTCCCGAAAGGCCTCTTTCCAGAGAAAAACTCCTCAAAGATGTGGAAGAGGCTTATCGGCGCTACGGTTATGTAGTTATTGCCCTGAGTGAGGGGGTAACCAATGAGGCGGGAGAGCCCTTCGGAGGAGAATTTGCTCCCAAAGAAGTTGACGCTTTCGGGCATGTGCTCAAAGGTGGGGCTTCCGATGCTGCGTCCTCCCTCATAAAGGCCGAGCTAGGCCTCAGCGTGCGCATAGATAAGCCCAATTACCTTTACCGTTCTTTTGCGCTGGCAGTTTCAGAAGTGGATCGGGAGGAGGCCTACGAGGTGGGAAGGGCAGGGGTAAGGGCGGCGCTGGCAGGAGAAACCGGCAAGATGGTCACAATAATCAGAGAACCTGGTCCGGTCTACCGTTCCACTACTGGTCTTGTGGAGCTGGAGAAGGTAGCCAATGTGGAGCGCTACCTGCCCGATGAGTATATAACTGGGGAAAACAATTTCGTGACGGAGGCTTTTATTGAATATGCTCGCCCCCTTATTGGAGAAGCTTTACCTCCATATGCCAGGCTCAGGGGGGTAAAAGTGCCCAAGAAATTTATCTGA
- the fba gene encoding class II fructose-1,6-bisphosphate aldolase: MPLVTSKELLRRAFEEHYAIGAFNANNMEQIQAIVEAAQEERAPVILQVSQGAIRYAGLEMAAGMVKIAASQVDVPVVLHLDHGTSFEQNILCLRAGFTSLMFDGSKLPFEENVAITRKVCEVAHAVGIPVEAELGQVLQITDKVTLEDVERAMTDPDQAAEFIRLTGADSLAVAIGSIHAMREQEATLDIERLKAIRKKVNIPLVLHGSSGVKDESILEAIENGISKINVATYLNQAFVRGLREGIEKMPDEVDPRKFLAISREYVKEAVREKIRLFGSAGRIDSTGGFVSPRRVFAAVKVEGIE, translated from the coding sequence ATGCCGCTGGTGACCAGCAAGGAGCTTCTTCGGAGGGCTTTTGAAGAACATTATGCCATAGGGGCTTTCAATGCCAACAATATGGAGCAAATTCAGGCCATTGTGGAGGCGGCCCAGGAGGAGAGAGCTCCCGTGATACTTCAGGTGAGCCAAGGAGCTATTCGCTATGCAGGTCTGGAGATGGCGGCTGGGATGGTGAAAATAGCTGCTTCACAGGTGGATGTACCTGTTGTCCTGCATCTCGATCACGGCACGAGCTTTGAGCAGAACATCCTTTGCCTGAGGGCCGGTTTTACCTCCCTTATGTTTGATGGTTCCAAGCTTCCTTTTGAAGAAAACGTTGCCATAACCCGCAAGGTCTGCGAGGTAGCTCACGCTGTGGGAATTCCCGTGGAGGCCGAGTTGGGTCAGGTCCTTCAAATAACGGATAAAGTAACCCTGGAGGATGTGGAGAGAGCGATGACGGATCCGGATCAGGCGGCCGAGTTTATTCGCCTCACAGGGGCAGACTCTCTGGCAGTAGCCATCGGTTCCATCCATGCTATGAGGGAGCAGGAAGCCACCCTGGACATTGAAAGGCTCAAAGCTATCCGCAAGAAGGTAAACATCCCTTTGGTCCTCCACGGCTCTTCTGGGGTTAAAGACGAGAGTATTTTGGAAGCCATTGAAAATGGCATAAGCAAGATAAACGTGGCTACTTATCTCAATCAGGCTTTCGTGCGGGGCCTCAGGGAAGGAATAGAGAAAATGCCCGATGAGGTTGACCCTCGCAAGTTTCTGGCGATAAGCCGCGAATATGTGAAGGAAGCTGTTCGGGAAAAGATAAGGCTTTTCGGGAGTGCAGGCCGGATAGACTCAACAGGGGGGTTCGTAAGCCCCAGGCGGGTTTTTGCGGCGGTAAAAGTTGAGGGAATAGAGTAA
- a CDS encoding ABC transporter ATP-binding protein produces MMEPVIETRNLTKTFGRVKAVEGLNLVIYRGEIFGLVGPDGAGKTTTLRVLASVMAPSSGTAIVGGYNVLTQAEEVKRIVGYMPQHFALYGDLTVMENLNFFADLFGVPQGIREERVRRLLRFARLENFLNRRASQLSGGMQKKLALACALIHNPQILLLDEPTTGVDPVSRREFWELLTELHLQKATIVISTCYMDEAERCSRVGFMHQGRLLVCSEPSQIKEMVPKEVLEVFPSDVKRTKEILRGARGIGGLQTYGDMLHVFVDSAQQQAPEIKRLLESNGVMVQSIKPVPPRLEDAFAFLLARQ; encoded by the coding sequence ATGATGGAACCTGTAATAGAGACCAGAAACCTCACAAAAACATTCGGCCGTGTAAAGGCCGTAGAAGGATTAAACCTGGTGATCTACAGGGGAGAAATCTTCGGCCTGGTGGGACCAGATGGTGCAGGAAAGACCACAACCCTCAGAGTTCTGGCTTCGGTTATGGCCCCTTCTTCCGGGACAGCCATAGTGGGAGGCTATAATGTGTTAACGCAGGCGGAGGAGGTTAAAAGAATTGTGGGCTATATGCCCCAGCACTTTGCCCTGTACGGAGACCTTACAGTGATGGAAAACCTCAATTTCTTCGCCGATTTATTTGGAGTTCCACAGGGGATAAGGGAAGAAAGGGTCAGAAGGCTACTGCGTTTCGCTCGGCTTGAGAATTTCTTAAACCGCAGGGCTTCCCAGCTTTCAGGGGGAATGCAAAAGAAGTTGGCACTGGCCTGCGCCCTCATTCACAACCCCCAGATCCTACTCTTGGACGAACCCACCACCGGAGTTGACCCTGTGTCGCGACGGGAGTTCTGGGAGCTCCTGACAGAACTCCACCTCCAGAAGGCTACAATTGTGATAAGCACATGCTATATGGATGAGGCGGAACGCTGCTCGAGGGTCGGATTCATGCATCAGGGCAGACTTTTGGTATGCTCTGAACCTTCACAGATAAAGGAAATGGTACCAAAGGAAGTCCTTGAAGTTTTCCCATCGGATGTCAAAAGAACAAAAGAAATCCTGCGAGGCGCCAGAGGAATTGGAGGACTCCAGACTTATGGAGACATGCTCCATGTCTTCGTAGACAGCGCTCAGCAACAAGCTCCCGAAATCAAGAGACTTCTTGAAAGCAATGGAGTAATGGTTCAATCCATAAAACCAGTGCCTCCACGCCTGGAAGATGCCTTTGCTTTCCTCCTTGCCCGCCAGTAA